The following are from one region of the Cataglyphis hispanica isolate Lineage 1 chromosome 16, ULB_Chis1_1.0, whole genome shotgun sequence genome:
- the LOC126855715 gene encoding LOW QUALITY PROTEIN: uncharacterized protein LOC126855715 (The sequence of the model RefSeq protein was modified relative to this genomic sequence to represent the inferred CDS: inserted 2 bases in 1 codon), with product MSGIVSLELQIISINVIGLFGSIWNWFKWDQQLEKISNFSVSNELDVRDIDWLKTVLSWIEVVRSVIDRTLFPAYIANIYTIVTRRWQNSLIFWMVLSLLKDIVLEVVVVVITFLQWNKGSVSTLLFIEFITEKTIWLGISTGKWWAILKWYTQLRKEAKIRRFARITQRSITSIPGRIGHSLDDECLDIAASRRDKYASLLNLSKLSEKSSKINFDNLRISKSLTSIINSGSHDSNDTNDSSVIDSSVIDLSVTERSMKLLGITAEDVMDACARIQERFYWNEEDVGKTGKTSEEKEKIVAQFXLEKDGEEMDDASGNEQKDNVGKTADHTLEKKDVARDSQVEKDEREDGKEINDALRSKQTTKDAEKAVDCNLMKEVIMQNFQIEREEGEEDNNKIISVDKKEQILTDKKQNVSLTTDGDVTSDRTNNLAESTESLKLQEDASSRKNKEGEKAEKLAKIMHCPLPSAECKHARNIEAKPCASFVRKLEAKLRPISTNQKERWFDQLDRRKHPYRGKLMPTDLDANKKDCLHKNSRTSLCACHRASKRNTDASKNGKYARSIDINDKNVKHDIDRKEFKHLVSILNKQKDKINGRDSTFKYSEAYRLKKQMQKFERTFPTRQTIAWGSMSLAQTARPSGYTRDAVATDRDKPSGINRRDVQIEAHDESSDSLNARNRSERRVERSRQSIDPRFIYNTSLPEKNYARSQKREAKTSEAHNDFTLLTNKKGTKARRRHDLSPSRKLPNEEREAVELRALRAFNELTLLEDKKKLEEKKNRESSLNYEQLTGESEVTGINIYTSYNDLTLLEEQKEMDVTRGQNSSCKQLIEESNALKVYDEYISLEDKGELKVEEKHDSKYEMPEKYEENVDTSTSVFNHLPVVNGEETGIPSFEPQRNANSSSELHAGQACVSLNLREITRNIEWTLHPRGVILTNKNLHRQFMENARSRESQQRDIVDDNIASTLHSAFFFKPEVVTRIFRRAQTRIGESFPSFPTFCREDLNTEFVCRMNNETVVQWDRDSSSFDFDLERITADRGNLRSSSFPNASVNRVAGEDNRDLCIIFIDQEQASHESDTTIIEDSVGSQEDARSSAENIETMNILLVCVLRDFSVEMSEENVHDIMSSAERIEEYGDISNVIANNTDFPLSNFTANNTSPEEEDNDKREDTISLRQQILHANSNDSRPDGVDVTSSVNSLHDNPDNLSDKKYISAIDVSSEKTIYENNSSFRRINNSPASQLSNSSNNNSFDMIVNQSEKSTFNRVSENASQLSSSFIKEEFNLINQSMLRSSDEEELQSLTQLSDSEVTLENHRRESVMNLETTNDDAISRSENVETSDLLETMVRDDVRNEDEDADVYVKANIFSIHRFFRMNQEDDELQQDDSFYSLYEKNDDSTKTPVSAGDGSLLEEFSNSTVSETSSKASTRNSAHFQ from the exons ATGTCTGGCATTGTATCTTTAGAACTGCAAATCATATCAATAAATGTCATAGGCTTG TTTGGTAGCATTTGGAATTGGTTCAAATGGGATCAGCAgctagaaaaaatttcaaacttctCAGTTTCCAACGAATTAGACGTAAGAGATATCGATTGGCTTAAAACGG TTCTATCGTGGATTGAGGTGGTTCGGTCTGTCATTGACCGTACCTTGTTTCCTGCATACATAGCTAATATCTACACGATAGTGACACGAAGATGGCAGAACTCACTTATATTTTGGATGGTGCTTAGTCTTTTAAAAGATATCGTTTTGgaagtcgtcgtcgtcgtcattaCTTTCTTACAATGGAACAAGGGAAGCGTTTCGACATTGCTTTTCATCGAGTTTATCACAGAAAAAACGATATGGTtgg GTATTTCGACCGGCAAGTGGTGGGCAATCCTCAAGTGGTACACGCAGCTACGAAAAGAGGCGAAAATTCGTAGGTTCGCGAGAATTACGCAAAGAAGCATCACGAGCATTCCCGGCAGAATCGGTCATTCTTTAGATGACGAGTGTCTTGATATAGCGGCAAGCAGACGGGACAAGTACGCGAGTCTACTGAATCTGAGCAAGCTTTCAGAGAAATCGTCtaagattaattttgacaaCTTACGAATTTCCAAGTCGTTGACTTCGATTATTAACAGTGGCAGTCACGATTCGAACGATACGAACGACTCGAGTGTCATCGATTCGAGTGTCATTGACTTGAGCGTGACGGAAAGGTCGATGAAGCTGCTGGGTATAACTGCGGAGGACGTGATGGATGCATGCGCCAGGATACAGGAGAGATTTTACTGGAATGAAGAAGACGTAGGGAAAACAGGGAAAACATccgaggagaaagaaaaaatagtggCACAGTT TCTGGAAAAAGATGGAGAAGAAATGGATGATGCTTCAGGAAACGAACAAAAAGATAATGTAGGAAAAACTGCGGATCATACTTTGGAAAAGAAAGACGTTGCGAGAGATTCTCAGGTAGAAAAAGATGAGAGGGAAGATgggaaagaaattaatgatgCTTTAAGAAGTAAACAGACGACAAAAGATGCAGAGAAAGCTGTGGATTGCAATTTGATGAAAGAAGTCATCATGCAAAATTTtcagatagagagagaagaaggagaagaagataataacaaaattatttccgtTGATAAGAAAGAGCAGATCTTGACTGACAAAAAGCAAAATGTTTCATTGACAACAGATGGAGACGTTACATCCGACAGAACAAATAATCTCGCGGAATCAACTGAGTCTCTTAAGCTTCAAGAAGACGCATCATCGAGAAAGAATAAGGAAGGAGAAAAAGCAGAGAAACTGGCAAAAATTATGCATTGTCCTTTGCCTTCTGCCGAGTGCAAACATGCGAGAAATATAGAAGCCAAGCCATGCGCCTCTTTTGTGAGGAAACTGGAGGCGAAACTTCGACCTATTTCTACAAACCAGAAGGAAAGGTGGTTCGACCAACTTGATCGAAGAAAACACCCTTATCGAGGTAAGCTAATGCCAACCGATTTAGACGCAAACAAGAAAGATTGCCTGCATAAGAATTCGAGAACGTCATTGTGCGCGTGCCATCGTGCCTCGAAGAGAAATACCGATGCGTCGAAAAACGGCAAATACGCGCGATCAATCGatatcaatgataaaaatgtaaaacacgATATCGATAGGAAAGAATTCAAACATTTGGTATCCATCCTCAATAAGCAGAAAGACAAGATCAACGGACGTGATTCCACGTTCAAGTATTCGGAGGCGTACCGTTTAAAGAAACAGATGCAAAAGTTCGAAAGAACATTTCCCACGAGGCAGACAATTGCTTGGGGAAGTATGTCCTTAGCTCAAACTGCACGACCTTCGGGATATACGAGGGATGCCGTCGCGACTGATCGGGATAAACCGTCCGGGATTAATCGAAGGGACGTTCAGATCGAGGCTCATGACGAATCGAGCGATTCCTTGAACGCGCGAAATAGATCAGAACGGAGGGTAGAACGAAGTAGACAATCGATCGATCCACGTTTTATTTACAACACGTCGTTgccggaaaaaaattatgcgagaTCGCAGAAACGCGAGGCGAAAACTTCAGAAGCTCATAATGATTTTACGTTGTTGACGAATAAGAAAGGAACGAAAGCTAGAAGAAGGCACGATTTGTCGCCGAGTCGCAAATTGCCGAACGAGGAACGCGAAGCCGTAGAGCTGAGAGCTTTGAGGGCTTTTAATGAGCTTACTCTGCTGgaggataagaaaaaattggaagagaaaaagaatcgcGAATCATCGCTGAATTACGAACAACTGACAGGGGAATCTGAAGTGACAGggataaacatttatacatcTTACAACGATCTTACTTTGCTGGAAGAGCAAAAAGAAATGGATGTAACAAGAGGACAAAATTCGAGTTGCAAGCAATTGATCGAAGAGTCGAACGCCTTAAAAGTTTACGACGAGTATATATCGTTAGAAGATAAAGGAGAACTGAAAGTCGAAGAAAAACACGATTCAAAATACGAGATGCCAGAAAAATACGAGGAAAATGTCGACACTTCCACGAGCGTTTTCAATCATCTTCCGGTAGTTAATGGCGAGGAAACTGGGATCCCTTCGTTCGAACCGCAAAGAAATGCTAACAGCAGCTCCGAGCTACACGCGGGTCAAGCGTGCGTGTCACTGAATCTCAGGGAAATCACGAGAAACATCGAGTGGACCCTTCATCCTCGGGGAGTTATACTGACTAACAAGAACCTGCACCGTCAATTTATGGAGAACGCGAGATCCCGCGAGAGCCAGCAGCGCGATATCGTCGACGACAATATCGCCAGCACGTTGCATAGCGCCTTCTTCTTCAAGCCCGAGGTCGTGACGAGGATCTTCCGACGCGCTCAGACTAGGATCGGCGAGTCCTTCCCGAGTTTCCCGACATTCTGCCGCGAGGACCTCAACACGGAATTCGTCTGTCGGATGAACAACGAGACGGTCGTGCAATGGGATCGGGATTCGTCGTCGTTCGATTTTGACCTCGAACGGATAACGGCGGATCGAGGCAATCTCAGAAGTTCGTCATTTCCCAATGCCAGTGTCAATCGCGTCGCCGGAGAGGACAATCGCGACTtgtgcataatatttatagatcagGAACAAGCTTCCCACGAATCGGATACCACGATAATAGAGGATTCTGTCGGATCCCAAGAAGACGCGCGCTCGAGCGCCGAGAATATTGAAACAATGAATATTCTTTTGGTGTGCGTATTAAGAGACTTTAGCGTCGAGATGTCAGAGGAAAATGTACATGACATCATGTCATCGGCCGAACGAATCGAGGAATATGGAGATATAAGTAACGTCATTGCGAACAACACTGATTTTCCATTATCGAACTTTACCGCAAACAATACAAGCCCTGAGGAAGAAGACAATGACAAGCGTGAAGATACAATCTCGTTACGTCAACAGATTTTGCATGCCAATTCGAATGACAGTCGACCGGATGGTGTAGACGTCACGTCATCTGTCAACTCGCTGCATGATAATCCTGATAATTTGTcagataaaaagtatataagtgCAATCGACGTGTCTTCTGAAAAgacaatatatgaaaataattcgtcTTTTAGAAGGATTAATAATAGTCCAGCCTCGCAATTATCTAatagtagtaataataattcatttgacATGATAGTCAATCAAAGCGAGAAGAGTACATTTAATCGCGTTTCTGAGAATGCATCGCAATTGTCTTCGTCATTTATTAAAgaggaatttaatttaattaatcaatcgaTGCTAAGATCAAGTGACGAAGAAGAACTGCAAAGCTTGACGCAACTTTCGGATAGCGAAGTTACGTTAGAAAATCATAGAAGAGAGTCAGTAATGAATTTAGAAACAACAAATGACGATGCAATATCGAGATCTGAGAATGTCGAAACTTCAGATTTATTAGAAACGATGGTACGAGACGACGTAAGAAACGAAGACGAGGATGCAGATGTTTACGTGaaggcaaatatattttcgattcaTCGATTTTTCAGGATGAATCAAGAAGATGACGAGTTGCAGCAAGACGATAGCTTTTATTCTCTGTACGAGAAAAACGATGATAGTACAAAAACACCGGTTTCAGCGGGAGATGGAAGCCTGCTGGAAGAGTTTTCAAACAGCACTGTATCGGAAACATCATCAAAAGCTTCTACCAGAAATTCCGCACATTTTCAATAA